One part of the Streptomyces nigra genome encodes these proteins:
- a CDS encoding glycerophosphodiester phosphodiesterase, translating to MNFLTIGHRGVMGLEPENTLRSFVAAQQAGLDVIELDLHLSKDGALVVMHDTDVDRTTDGTGAIADKTLAELRALDAGRGERVPVFEEVLDAVRTPLQAEIKDVAAARALAEVITRRDLVSRVEVSSFHDDAVAEIARLVPGIRTALIASRYGTDIVDRAVAVGAATVCLNIRRLTLEIVEHARKADLRIIGWVVNTQDHLRLVRALELDGATTDYPEIKRTGRFTA from the coding sequence TTGAACTTCCTTACCATCGGTCACCGCGGAGTCATGGGTCTCGAACCCGAGAACACCCTCCGTTCCTTCGTCGCCGCCCAGCAGGCCGGCCTCGACGTCATCGAACTCGACCTCCACCTGAGCAAGGACGGCGCCCTCGTCGTCATGCACGACACCGACGTGGACCGCACGACCGACGGAACCGGCGCGATCGCCGACAAGACCCTCGCCGAGCTGCGCGCCCTGGACGCGGGCCGCGGGGAGCGCGTACCGGTGTTCGAAGAGGTGCTGGACGCGGTACGGACGCCGCTGCAGGCGGAGATCAAGGACGTGGCCGCGGCCCGGGCGCTCGCCGAGGTGATCACCCGCCGCGATCTCGTCTCCCGTGTCGAGGTGTCCTCGTTCCACGACGACGCCGTCGCCGAGATCGCCCGCCTGGTGCCCGGGATCCGCACCGCGCTGATCGCCAGCCGCTACGGCACCGACATCGTGGACCGCGCGGTCGCCGTGGGCGCGGCGACGGTCTGCCTCAACATCCGCCGCCTCACCCTCGAGATCGTCGAGCACGCCCGCAAGGCCGACCTCAGGATCATCGGCTGGGTCGTCAACACGCAGGATCATCTGCGGCTCGTCCGCGCCCTGGAACTGGACGGCGCGACCACCGACTACCCGGAGATCAAGCGCACCGGCCGCTTCACCGCGTAG
- a CDS encoding GNAT family N-acetyltransferase has product MDTAAPDARAGMVFRDATDADVDSIVALVESAYRGDSSRAGWTTEADILVGRRTDPEGVLEVVKSPDSRLLTVERDGRIVACCQLEHRGTYAYFGMFAVSPELQGAGLGKVIIAEAERQARATWGVTEMHMTVISVRNDLIAWYERRGYRRTGRMTPFPYGDERFGIPQRDDLQFELLVKGLG; this is encoded by the coding sequence ATGGACACCGCCGCGCCCGACGCCCGCGCCGGAATGGTCTTCCGGGACGCCACCGACGCCGACGTGGACTCGATCGTCGCGCTCGTCGAGTCGGCCTACCGCGGGGACTCCAGTCGCGCCGGCTGGACGACCGAGGCCGACATCCTCGTAGGGCGGCGGACCGACCCCGAGGGCGTCCTGGAGGTCGTCAAGTCGCCGGACAGCCGGCTGCTCACCGTCGAGCGCGACGGCCGGATCGTGGCCTGCTGCCAGCTCGAGCACCGCGGGACGTACGCGTACTTCGGGATGTTCGCGGTCAGCCCGGAGCTGCAGGGCGCCGGTCTGGGCAAGGTGATCATCGCGGAGGCGGAGCGGCAGGCCCGCGCCACCTGGGGTGTGACCGAGATGCACATGACGGTGATCTCGGTACGGAACGATCTGATCGCCTGGTACGAGCGGCGCGGTTACCGCCGTACGGGCCGGATGACGCCGTTCCCGTACGGCGACGAGCGCTTCGGCATCCCGCAGCGCGACGACCTCCAGTTCGAGCTGCTGGTCAAGGGGCTCGGCTGA
- a CDS encoding lysophospholipid acyltransferase family protein, giving the protein MAELVYRPVVGFAQTLFKVWDLKIDCKGSENIPRSGGAVLVSNHISYLDFVFNGLAALPQKRLVRFMAKESVFRHRVSGPLMRGMKHIPVDREQGEAAYAHALDSLRSGEIVGVFPEATISQSFTLKSFKSGAARLAQEAGVPLIPMAVWGTQRLWTKGHPRNFKRSHIPITIRVGEAIEASREKYAGAITRQLRERVQELLEAAQRAYPVRPKDANDTWWMPAHLGGTAPTPEQVRAAEAR; this is encoded by the coding sequence ATGGCAGAGCTTGTCTACCGTCCTGTCGTCGGTTTCGCCCAGACACTGTTCAAGGTGTGGGACCTCAAGATCGACTGCAAGGGATCGGAGAACATTCCGCGCTCGGGCGGCGCCGTGCTGGTGAGCAACCACATCAGCTACCTGGACTTCGTCTTCAACGGCCTGGCGGCGCTCCCCCAGAAGCGGCTCGTGCGCTTCATGGCCAAGGAGTCGGTGTTCCGGCACCGCGTCTCCGGCCCGCTCATGCGGGGCATGAAGCACATCCCCGTGGACCGCGAGCAGGGTGAGGCGGCATACGCCCACGCGCTGGACTCGCTGCGCTCCGGGGAGATCGTCGGGGTCTTCCCCGAGGCCACCATCTCGCAGTCCTTCACGCTGAAGAGCTTCAAGTCGGGCGCCGCCCGCCTCGCCCAGGAGGCCGGCGTGCCCCTGATCCCGATGGCCGTGTGGGGCACCCAGCGGCTGTGGACCAAGGGCCACCCGCGCAACTTCAAGCGCAGCCACATCCCGATCACCATCCGGGTCGGCGAGGCCATCGAGGCGTCCCGGGAGAAGTACGCCGGGGCCATCACCCGCCAGCTGCGCGAGCGCGTCCAGGAGCTGCTGGAGGCCGCCCAGCGCGCCTACCCGGTCCGCCCCAAGGACGCGAACGACACCTGGTGGATGCCGGCCCATCTCGGCGGCACCGCGCCCACCCCGGAGCAGGTCCGCGCGGCCGAGGCCCGCTGA
- a CDS encoding VOC family protein codes for MVHVLSGRTLLRPTDPERSRVFYGEQLGLAVYREFGTGAERGTVYFLGGGFLEVSGRSETPASPAVRLWMQVEDVAAAHEELVAKGVEIVRPPLREPWGLIEMWLADPDGTPIVLVEVPAEHPLRYRPGI; via the coding sequence ATGGTGCATGTACTGAGCGGCCGGACCCTCCTGCGTCCCACCGACCCCGAGCGGTCCCGAGTGTTCTACGGCGAGCAGCTGGGCCTCGCGGTGTACCGCGAGTTCGGGACGGGCGCCGAGCGCGGCACCGTCTACTTCCTCGGCGGGGGCTTCCTGGAGGTCTCCGGCCGGTCCGAGACGCCGGCCTCACCGGCGGTGCGGCTGTGGATGCAGGTCGAGGACGTGGCGGCCGCGCACGAGGAGCTGGTGGCGAAGGGCGTCGAGATCGTCCGGCCGCCGCTGCGAGAGCCGTGGGGCCTGATCGAGATGTGGCTCGCCGACCCGGACGGCACACCGATCGTGCTGGTCGAGGTGCCGGCGGAACATCCGCTGCGCTACCGCCCGGGCATCTGA
- a CDS encoding MarR family winged helix-turn-helix transcriptional regulator, producing MTATNGGPTGTRQDTVAAVVRQWRTVHPDLDTAPMEIIGRINRCAALLQQAEDAPLRRAGLSRAEFDLLGALRRTGHELTPSELTRETFSSGAAVTKRLKALSERGLVERRGDTRDRRVAHVRLTDAGRDLVDGILPEQLAYETAVLSDLDPDGQEELASLLGDLLTRLEGRLGSLRA from the coding sequence ATGACGGCGACGAACGGCGGGCCGACCGGGACGCGACAGGACACGGTGGCCGCCGTGGTCCGCCAGTGGCGGACCGTGCACCCCGACCTCGACACCGCCCCCATGGAGATCATCGGCCGGATCAACCGCTGTGCCGCCCTGCTCCAGCAGGCCGAGGACGCGCCGCTGCGCCGGGCCGGCCTGAGCCGTGCCGAGTTCGACCTGCTGGGCGCGCTGCGGCGCACCGGCCACGAACTCACCCCCAGCGAGCTCACCCGGGAGACCTTCTCCTCCGGGGCCGCCGTCACCAAACGCCTCAAGGCGCTCAGCGAACGCGGACTGGTCGAGCGGCGCGGTGACACCCGGGACCGCAGGGTCGCCCACGTCCGCCTCACCGACGCCGGCCGGGACCTCGTCGACGGCATCCTGCCCGAGCAGCTCGCCTACGAGACGGCCGTCCTGTCCGACCTCGACCCCGACGGCCAGGAAGAACTCGCCTCCCTGCTGGGTGATCTGCTCACCCGGCTGGAGGGGCGGCTCGGCAGCCTGCGGGCCTGA
- a CDS encoding threonine aldolase family protein: protein MNPPKTDARRHHDPDVRGFASDNYAGAHPEVLAALALANGGHQVAYGEDVYTENLQQIVRGHFGATAEAFPVFNGTGANVVALQAVTDRWGAVICAESAHINVDECGAPERVGGLKLLTVPTPDGKLTPELIDRQAYGWDDEHRAMPQVVSITQSTELGTLYTPAEIRAICEHAHAHGMTVHLDGSRIANAAASLDVPMRTFTNAVGVDLLSLGGTKNGAVFGEAVVVINPDAVRHMKHLRKLSMQLASKMRFVSVQLEALLAKDLWLRNARHSNEMAQRLAEGVRAVHGVEILYPVQANAVFAQLPHDVAERLQKKFRFYFWDEAAGVVRWMCSFDTREDDVDAFVAALKEEMAR, encoded by the coding sequence GTGAACCCTCCGAAGACCGACGCCCGCCGTCACCACGACCCGGACGTCCGCGGCTTCGCCAGCGACAACTACGCCGGCGCCCACCCCGAGGTGCTCGCCGCCCTGGCCCTCGCCAACGGCGGGCACCAGGTGGCGTACGGCGAGGACGTCTACACGGAGAACCTCCAGCAGATCGTCCGCGGGCACTTCGGTGCCACGGCGGAGGCGTTCCCGGTCTTCAACGGCACCGGAGCCAACGTCGTCGCGCTCCAGGCGGTCACCGACCGCTGGGGCGCCGTGATCTGCGCCGAGAGCGCCCACATCAACGTCGACGAGTGCGGGGCGCCCGAGCGGGTCGGCGGACTGAAGCTGCTCACGGTGCCCACCCCGGACGGCAAGCTCACCCCCGAGCTGATCGACCGGCAGGCGTACGGCTGGGACGACGAGCACCGGGCCATGCCCCAGGTCGTCTCGATCACCCAGAGCACCGAGCTGGGCACCCTCTACACCCCGGCGGAGATCCGGGCGATCTGCGAGCACGCCCACGCGCACGGTATGACGGTGCACCTGGACGGCTCGCGGATAGCCAACGCCGCCGCCTCGCTGGACGTCCCCATGCGGACGTTCACCAACGCGGTCGGCGTCGACCTCCTCTCCCTCGGCGGCACCAAGAACGGCGCCGTCTTCGGTGAGGCCGTGGTCGTGATCAACCCCGACGCCGTGCGGCACATGAAGCATCTGCGCAAGCTGTCCATGCAGCTGGCGTCCAAGATGCGGTTCGTGTCGGTGCAGCTGGAGGCGCTGCTCGCCAAGGACCTGTGGCTGCGCAACGCCCGCCACTCCAACGAGATGGCCCAGCGGCTCGCCGAGGGCGTACGCGCCGTCCACGGGGTCGAAATCCTCTACCCGGTGCAGGCCAACGCCGTCTTCGCGCAGCTCCCGCACGATGTGGCCGAGCGGCTCCAGAAGAAGTTCCGCTTCTACTTCTGGGACGAGGCGGCCGGCGTCGTGCGCTGGATGTGCTCCTTCGACACCCGCGAGGACGACGTGGACGCCTTCGTGGCGGCGCTCAAGGAGGAGATGGCCCGCTAG
- a CDS encoding DUF6421 family protein: MTEILVQAASGDQVPPVTRVVEHPAWPVLKDAVERIRPWQSKDGSIDFSAEGAPERGDAEAAVRRVVEAVEELSPLLPHDAAYHQALVKDLTRWAEGGFAIPDFLDSLLAFQPAADRADGLQHLVVFPMYTQNGNPDRNLEAVVLRMVWPDWLAELERTRYDNPLFCGIKFEDFTAGYDTNSAVLFPETIAVREAPERFTWGGIFCDREAARFRRVTDAAVDILGLELPEDIAAMVHDQKRCEEAFVLWDMVHDRTHSHGDLPFDPFMIKQRQPFWMYGLEELRCDLTAFKEAVKLEAEGVSQARDVQFAVLFDRMFRFPVTGERVRNYDGLGGQLLFAYLHKHDVVRWTDNKLHIDWDRAPQVTNQLCAEIEKLYRDGIDRPKLVHWFAGYELVSTYLAPHPGSKWAKGPDALDLSQPPRKLVDDVLPDEFPLSMFYEALSKKLKNVIASTRGITADDAERIAA; this comes from the coding sequence ATGACGGAAATTCTTGTGCAGGCGGCTTCGGGGGACCAGGTTCCTCCCGTGACCAGGGTGGTGGAGCACCCGGCATGGCCCGTGCTCAAGGATGCCGTGGAGCGGATCCGGCCATGGCAGTCCAAGGACGGGTCGATCGACTTCTCGGCCGAGGGCGCGCCCGAGCGCGGTGACGCCGAGGCCGCCGTACGGCGTGTCGTCGAGGCCGTGGAGGAGCTTTCGCCGCTCCTGCCGCACGATGCCGCGTACCACCAGGCCCTGGTGAAGGACCTGACCCGCTGGGCCGAGGGCGGCTTCGCCATACCCGACTTCCTGGACTCGCTGCTGGCCTTCCAGCCCGCCGCGGACCGTGCGGACGGCCTCCAGCACCTGGTCGTCTTCCCGATGTACACGCAGAACGGCAACCCCGACCGCAACCTCGAGGCCGTCGTCCTGCGCATGGTCTGGCCGGACTGGCTGGCCGAGCTGGAGCGCACCCGCTACGACAACCCGCTGTTCTGCGGCATCAAGTTCGAGGACTTCACCGCGGGCTACGACACCAACTCCGCGGTCCTCTTCCCCGAGACGATCGCCGTGCGCGAGGCGCCCGAGCGCTTCACCTGGGGTGGCATCTTCTGCGACCGCGAGGCAGCCCGCTTCCGCCGCGTCACCGACGCCGCCGTCGACATCCTGGGCCTGGAACTGCCCGAGGACATCGCCGCGATGGTCCACGACCAGAAGCGCTGCGAAGAGGCGTTCGTCCTGTGGGACATGGTCCACGACCGCACCCACAGCCACGGCGACCTGCCGTTCGACCCCTTCATGATCAAGCAGCGCCAGCCGTTCTGGATGTACGGCCTGGAGGAGCTGCGCTGCGACCTGACCGCCTTCAAGGAGGCCGTGAAGCTGGAGGCCGAGGGCGTCTCCCAGGCCCGTGACGTGCAGTTCGCCGTCCTCTTCGACCGCATGTTCCGCTTCCCGGTCACCGGCGAGCGGGTGCGCAACTACGACGGCCTCGGCGGTCAGCTGCTCTTCGCCTACCTGCACAAGCACGACGTCGTCCGCTGGACGGACAACAAGCTGCACATCGACTGGGACCGCGCCCCGCAGGTCACCAACCAGCTGTGCGCCGAGATCGAGAAGCTGTACCGCGACGGCATCGACCGCCCGAAGCTCGTCCACTGGTTCGCCGGCTACGAGCTGGTCTCCACCTACCTGGCCCCTCACCCGGGATCCAAGTGGGCCAAGGGCCCCGACGCCCTCGACCTGAGCCAGCCGCCCCGGAAACTCGTCGATGACGTGCTTCCGGACGAGTTTCCGCTGAGCATGTTCTATGAGGCCCTGTCCAAGAAGCTCAAGAACGTGATCGCCTCGACCCGGGGCATCACCGCGGACGACGCCGAGCGGATCGCCGCGTGA
- a CDS encoding FUSC family protein, translating into MSSRIPLEVARVLRLGRPPEIWFKPALSVVAAVAPPNLTLVVLDRLDLAMYTMAGSLCALYAHNRPYAARARTLAWVLLGMLGGLAAALLAASLTGSAVVLVTVGAVLAAAQKVLCDATRIGPPGNVILTFVSSAALFVPQTLAEIPGHLALGTAAGAWAWLVGMAPGLLRPHGPERRATAAALRAAAMYAETAGEHDSAEHDRAGAVGEHVRANAVTALAAARHALLAAGRATDLRQALGRLLDRAEIALAAPADADPDLLRAWARDLRGTRPVPLVDDLTLLRGEPVPQDPLWARVRPLGRFALRTALGCAFAGYASLALGVGRPYWALVTAASLYQASFTLTWGRGVQRVVGNLLGVLLFAALVPLAHTGGLALVLCCAALNFGAEALIGRNYWLGSVCVTPMALLITEFAGFQDPGRLIGERVLDTIVGALIGLLAALAVPDRARARVVRAGRGTPRTLAGAEHREVPHPDQRTQSDTTEGVRP; encoded by the coding sequence GTGAGTAGTCGAATTCCGCTTGAGGTCGCCCGAGTGCTGCGCCTCGGCCGGCCCCCGGAGATCTGGTTCAAGCCCGCCCTGAGCGTGGTCGCCGCCGTCGCCCCGCCCAACCTCACCCTGGTGGTGCTGGACCGGCTCGACCTGGCGATGTACACGATGGCCGGATCCCTGTGCGCGCTCTACGCCCACAACCGCCCCTACGCCGCCCGCGCCCGCACCCTGGCCTGGGTGCTGCTCGGCATGCTCGGCGGTCTCGCCGCGGCCCTGCTCGCCGCCTCGCTCACCGGCAGCGCCGTCGTCCTCGTCACCGTCGGCGCGGTCCTGGCCGCCGCGCAGAAGGTGCTGTGCGACGCCACCCGGATCGGCCCGCCCGGCAACGTCATCCTCACCTTCGTCAGCTCCGCCGCCCTGTTCGTGCCCCAGACGCTCGCCGAGATCCCCGGGCACCTCGCCCTGGGCACCGCCGCCGGCGCCTGGGCCTGGCTGGTCGGCATGGCGCCCGGCCTGCTGCGCCCGCACGGCCCCGAGCGCCGGGCCACCGCGGCGGCGCTCCGCGCGGCGGCCATGTACGCCGAGACCGCCGGTGAGCACGACAGCGCCGAGCACGACCGCGCCGGGGCCGTCGGCGAGCACGTCCGCGCGAACGCCGTAACCGCCCTGGCCGCCGCCCGCCACGCCCTGCTCGCCGCCGGCCGCGCCACCGACCTCCGCCAGGCGCTCGGCCGCCTCCTCGACCGTGCCGAGATCGCGCTCGCGGCCCCCGCCGACGCCGACCCGGACCTGCTGCGCGCCTGGGCCCGGGACCTGCGCGGGACGCGGCCCGTACCGCTGGTCGACGACCTCACACTCCTGCGGGGCGAACCCGTTCCGCAGGACCCGCTGTGGGCACGGGTCCGCCCGCTCGGCCGGTTCGCCCTACGCACCGCCCTGGGCTGCGCGTTCGCCGGTTACGCCTCCCTCGCGCTGGGCGTCGGCCGCCCGTACTGGGCGCTGGTCACCGCCGCCTCGCTCTACCAGGCCAGCTTCACGCTGACCTGGGGGAGGGGAGTCCAGCGTGTCGTCGGCAACCTCCTCGGCGTCCTCCTCTTCGCCGCCCTCGTGCCCCTCGCGCACACCGGCGGCCTCGCCCTAGTCCTGTGCTGCGCCGCCCTGAACTTCGGCGCCGAGGCCCTCATCGGCCGCAACTACTGGCTCGGCAGCGTCTGTGTGACCCCCATGGCGCTGCTGATCACCGAGTTCGCCGGCTTCCAGGACCCGGGACGGCTCATCGGCGAGCGCGTGCTGGACACGATCGTCGGCGCGCTCATCGGTCTGCTCGCCGCCCTGGCCGTCCCGGACCGCGCCCGCGCGCGGGTCGTGCGAGCCGGGCGCGGGACACCCCGTACGCTCGCCGGGGCGGAGCACCGCGAGGTGCCGCACCCGGACCAGCGCACACAGAGCGACACGACGGAGGGCGTACGGCCATGA
- a CDS encoding transglutaminase-like domain-containing protein: MELIQETSDLSAYLAADEVIDHDSPVVRQAAARLATQAEDSYAYARLAFEFVRDTVPHSQDSGDPRVTWRASDVLKQGTGICYAKSHALAALLRAEDIPTALCYQKFDVVHGLVAVRFGGAWHRQDPRGDKPGVTTRFSLDGEQLAFPVDPDSGELDYPTLYAEPHPAVLQALRAARDREHLWELLPTAL; encoded by the coding sequence ATGGAGCTCATCCAGGAAACCTCCGACCTCTCCGCCTACTTGGCCGCTGACGAGGTCATCGACCATGACAGTCCGGTGGTGCGGCAGGCGGCTGCGCGGCTCGCCACGCAGGCCGAGGACTCGTATGCCTATGCGCGGCTGGCCTTCGAGTTCGTACGGGACACCGTCCCGCACTCCCAGGACTCCGGCGACCCGCGTGTCACCTGGCGCGCCTCGGACGTACTGAAGCAGGGCACGGGAATCTGTTACGCCAAGTCCCATGCCCTCGCGGCCCTGCTGCGGGCCGAGGACATCCCGACGGCGCTGTGCTACCAGAAGTTCGACGTCGTCCACGGCCTGGTCGCCGTCCGCTTCGGCGGCGCCTGGCACCGCCAGGACCCGCGGGGCGACAAGCCCGGCGTGACCACGCGATTCTCCCTGGACGGCGAGCAGTTGGCCTTCCCGGTGGATCCGGACTCCGGCGAACTGGACTACCCGACCCTGTACGCCGAGCCGCACCCGGCGGTCCTTCAGGCCCTCCGGGCCGCGAGGGACCGGGAGCACCTGTGGGAGCTGCTCCCGACCGCACTCTGA
- a CDS encoding SDR family oxidoreductase, with protein MVGNGALNGAVIAVAGAGGPAGRAALRRLAEAGATVVGADNDPERLAEAVDAARYASGGATVTGETVDLLDLESSRDWALRTEKEFGRVDGLVHLVGGWRGSETFIKTSLDDWDFLELLLIRTVQHTSLAFFEALQRSDRGRYVLISAAGATKPTAGNASYAAAKAAAEAWTLALADAFRKAGGPGGPTSAAAILVVKALVHDAMRADRPNAKFAGFTDVHDLADAVVGVWDQPAAEVNGKRLWLTEKP; from the coding sequence ATGGTGGGGAACGGTGCACTCAACGGTGCGGTGATCGCGGTGGCCGGAGCGGGCGGACCCGCCGGCCGGGCGGCACTGCGGCGGCTCGCCGAGGCGGGCGCCACCGTCGTCGGCGCGGACAACGACCCCGAGCGCCTCGCCGAGGCCGTCGACGCGGCCCGCTACGCGTCGGGCGGGGCGACCGTGACCGGGGAGACGGTCGACCTGCTCGACCTGGAGTCCTCGCGTGACTGGGCGCTGCGCACCGAGAAGGAGTTCGGGCGGGTCGACGGGCTCGTCCACCTCGTCGGCGGCTGGCGCGGCAGCGAGACGTTCATCAAGACCAGCCTCGACGACTGGGACTTCCTGGAGCTGCTGCTGATCCGCACGGTGCAGCACACCTCGCTCGCCTTCTTCGAGGCGCTCCAGCGCAGCGACCGGGGGCGCTACGTGCTGATCAGCGCGGCCGGCGCCACCAAGCCGACCGCGGGCAACGCGTCGTACGCCGCCGCCAAGGCCGCCGCCGAGGCGTGGACGCTCGCGCTCGCGGACGCCTTCCGCAAGGCGGGGGGCCCCGGGGGCCCGACCTCGGCGGCTGCCATCCTGGTGGTCAAGGCGTTGGTCCACGACGCGATGCGCGCCGACCGCCCCAACGCGAAGTTCGCGGGCTTCACGGACGTCCACGACCTGGCCGACGCGGTCGTGGGCGTCTGGGACCAGCCCGCCGCCGAAGTGAACGGAAAGCGCCTGTGGCTGACCGAGAAGCCGTGA